A window of the Tripterygium wilfordii isolate XIE 37 chromosome 12, ASM1340144v1, whole genome shotgun sequence genome harbors these coding sequences:
- the LOC120010286 gene encoding protein TPLATE-like codes for MDILFAQIQADLRSNDALRQSGALLQALQQSAAGRDISVIAKSAVEEIVAAPASAVCKKLTFDLIRSTRLTADLWDTVCQGIKSDLHFPDPDVTAAAISILAAIPSHLLAKLITECNSEISGCFDSPSDNLRFSITETLGCILARDDLVTLCENNVNLLDKVSNWWSRLGANMLDKSDTVSKVAFESVGRLFQEFSSKRMSRLAGDKLVDSENSYAIRSNWVSSMVDLVWRKRSALMARSLILPVESFKATVFPLVYAVKAVASGSVDSIRRLSKVANASNEVVAESNAEKLVGVSDLFTHLAPFLKSSLDPALIFETGINMLYLSDVPGGKPEWASQSIIAILTLWDRQEFFSARESIVRAVVTNLHLLDLHMQVSLFRKLLLMVRNLRAESDRMYALACICRTALCVDLFAKESVRRGQKPVAGTDIASLFEDSIIRDELNSVTKKFLFREELVASLVESCFQLSLPLPEQKNSGTESRVIGALAYGTGYGALNWTEPALEVVEVCRPCVKWDCDGRTYAIDCYLKLLVRLCHIYDTRGGVKRVKDGASQDQILNETRLQNLQRELVKDLREVNTPRVCARLIWAIAEHIDLEGLDPLLADDPEDPLNIIVANIHKVLFNIDSSANTTNRLQDVQAILLSSQRLASRNLRAGQLLTKELEEFRTSSLADSVNKHQCRLILQRLKYVSAHPENRWLGVGEARGDYPFSHHKLTVQFYEAAAAQDRKLENLVHKAILELWRPDPGDFTLLLTKGIEATSIKVPPTAYTLTGSSDPCYVEAYHLADSGDGRITLHLKVLNLTELELNRVDIRVGLSGALYFMDGSPQAVRQLRYLVSQDPVPCSVTVGVSRFERCALWVQVLYYPFYGSGAVGDYEGDYAEEDPQIMRQKRSLRPELGEPVILRCQPYKIPLTELLLPHKISPVEFFRLWPSLPARVEYTGTYTYEGSGFKATAALQYGSSPFLSGLKSLSSKPFHRVCSHVIRTVAGFQLCYAAKTWHGGFLGMMIFGASEVSRNVDLGDETTTMMCKFVVLASDASITKEIESDLQGWLDDLTDGCVEYMPEYEVKVAAAERLRISMERIALLKAAQPPPKSEISDDAEESDLEEEEEEDGDITKKKEKKKEKKKDGEEEGKPKGPSTLSKLTAEEVEHLALQTAVLQEWHTLCKDRSTKVN; via the exons ATGGATATTCTGTTTGCTCAGATCCAAGCGGACCTCCGTTCCAACGACGCTCTCCGGCAGTCAGGGGCGCTCCTGCAGGCGCTGCAGCAATCAGCGGCAGGTCGAGATATCTCGGTGATCGCGAAGTCCGCTGTGGAGGAGATCGTAGCGGCACCCGCCTCCGCTGTCTGCAAGAAGCTCACCTTCGACCTCATCCGCTCCACCCGCCTCACTGCAGATCTCTGGGACACCGTTTGCCAAGGTATCAAGTCCGATCTCCACTTCCCCGACCCCGACGTCACAGCAGCTGCCATTTCCATCCTCGCGGCCATCCCTTCTCATTTGCTTGCCAAATTAATTACCGAATGCAACTCCGAGATCTCTGGTTGTTTCGACTCCCCGAGCGATAACTTACGGTTCTCCATCACGGAGACCCTCGGTTGTATACTTGCCCGTGATGACCTCGTGACTCTCTGCGAGAACAACGTCAACCTCCTCGATAAGGTCTCCAATTGGTGGTCCCGCCTAGGCGCAAACATGCTCGACAAATCTGATACTGTTTCTAAGGTAGCATTTGAATCTGTTGGGAGGTTGTTTCAAGAGTTCAGTTCGAAACGTATGAGTCGTTTGGCGGGTGATAAATTGGTTGATAGCGAGAACTCGTATGCCATTAGGTCTAACTGGGTTTCTTCGATGGTGGATTTGGTGTGGAGGAAGAGAAGTGCCCTTATGGCTAGATCACTGATACTGCCGGTGGAGAGTTTCAAGGCTACCGTGTTCCCATTGGTGTATGCCGTGAAGGCAGTTGCGTCAGGGAGTGTGGATTCGATAAGGAGGCTCTCCAAAGTTGCAAATGCGTCCAATGAAGTTGTGGCAGAGTCGAATGCCGAGAAACTGGTGGGTGTCTCAGATTTGTTTACGCATTTAGCGCCATTTCTGAAGTCGTCTTTGGATCCAGCCTTGATCTTTGAGACTGGTATTAACATGTTATACTTGTCTGATGTGCCGGGAGGCAAGCCGGAGTGGGCTTCTCAGTCAATTATAGCAATTTTGACTCTCTGGGACAGGCAGGAGTTCTTTTCTGCACGCGAGAGTATTGTTCGGGCTGTTGTTACGAATCTTCACTTGCTTGATCTTCATATGCAG GTTTCTTTGTTTCGGAAGTTGCTTCTCATGGTGAGAAATTTGAGAGCAGAATCAGATCGCATGTATGCTTTAGCTTGTATATGTCGGACGGCTCTCTGTGTTGATCTCTTTGCAAAGGAGAGCGTCCGCAGGGGCCAGAAACCTGTAGCAGGAACTGATATTGCTTCTCTATTTGAGGATTCAATAATTAGAGATGAGCTTAATAGTGTAACAAAAAAATTCTTATTCAGGGAGGAGTTAGTTGCATCACTGGTGGAAAGTTGCTTTCAGTTATCTTTACCTTTGCCTGAACAAAAGAACTCGGGAACGGAGAGCAGAGTCATTGGAGCCTTGGCATATGGAACCGGTTATGGTGCTCTCAACTGGACTGAACCAGCTTTGGAAGTGGTGGAAGTTTGTAGGCCTTGTGTCAAATGGGATTGTGACGGGCGGACGTATGCAATTGACTGTTATTTGAAGTTACTTGTTAGGCTTTGCCATATATATGATACCAGGGGAGGTGTTAAAAGAGTGAAAGATGGAGCATCACAGGATCAAATTCTAAATGAGACTAGGTTGCAAAACTTGCAACGTGAACTTGTGAAAGATCTACGAGAG GTGAATACTCCAAGAGTGTGTGCCCGCCTTATTTGGGCAATAGCAGAGCACATAGATTTGGAAGGTTTGGATCCTCTTCTAGCTGATGACCCTGAGGATCCTCTGAATATTATTGTAGCGAATATCCACAAAGTTCTTTTCAATATTGATTCATCTGCAAATACTACTAATCGGCTTCAAGACGTTCAGGCTATACTTTTAAGTTCTCAGCGGTTGGCATCACGTAACCTTAGGGCTGGACAGTTACTAACTAAAGAACTTGAAGAGTTTAGAACCAGCAGTTTGGCTGATTCAGTGAACAAGCATCAATGCCGTTTGATTCTACAGAGACTTAAATATGTTTCAGCTCATCCAGAAAACAG GTGGCTAGGGGTTGGTGAAGCCAGGGGAGACTACCCATTCAGCCACCACAAGCTTACTGTGCAGTTTTATGAAGCAGCTGCTGCTCAGGACAGAAAACTGGAAAATTTGGTCCACAAGGCTATTTTAGAGCTTTGGAGGCCCGACCCTGGTGACTTCACTCTTCTCCTGACAAAAGGAATCGAGGCTACATCAATTAAAGTTCCTCCAACTGCATATACTCTGACTGGTAGCAGTGATCCTTGTTATGTTGAAGCATATCATTTGGCAGACTCAGGCGATGGAAGAATCACACTACATCTAAAG GTTCtaaatttgactgaacttgaatTGAATAGGGTGGATATTCGTGTTGGGTTATCTGGCGCCCTGTATTTCATGGATGGGTCCCCTCAAGCTGTGCGACAGTTACGTTATCTTGTTTCACAG GACCCAGTACCCTGCAGTGTGACTGTGGGGGTCTCTCGTTTTGAAAGATGTGCACTTTGGGTTCAAGTCCTGTACTATCCCTTTTATGGCAGTGGTGCTGTTGGAGATTATGAAGGTGACTATGCCGAGGAGGATCCACAAATAATGAGACAAAAGAGAAGCTTAAGACCAGAACTGGGGGAGCCTGTGATTTTGAGATGTCAGCCTTACAAAATTCCACTGACAGAACTCCTTTTACCTCACAAAATTTCACCAGTTGAATTTTTCCGCCTGTGGCCCAGTTTACCTGCTAGAGTGGAGTACACTGGTACTTACACTTATGAAGGGAGTGGCTTCAAGGCTACTGCTGCACTACAGTATGGGTCTTCTCCTTTCCTAAGTGGGCTTAAATCCTTGTCTTCCAAGCCTTTCCATAGAGTTTGTTCGCATGTCATCAGGACAGTGGCAGGATTTCAG CTTTGTTATGCTGCGAAAACGTGGCATGGGGGCTTCCTGGGCATGATGATTTTTGGAGCCAGCGAAGTGAGCAGAAATGTGGACCTGGGTGATGAGACCACCACCATGATGTGCAAATTTGTGGTTCTAGCCTCTGACGCTTCCATTACGAAGGAGATTGAATCAGACTTGCAGGGCTGGTTGGACGACCTTACTGATGGGTGTGTTGAGTACATGCCTGAATATGAAGTGAAGGTTGCTGCTGCAGAGAGACTTAGAATCTCAATGGAAAGGATAGCCTTGCTGAAGGCAGCCCAACCGCCACCCAAGTCTGAAATATCAGATGATGCAGAAGAGAGTGAtttagaagaagaggaagaggaagatggagatataacaaagaaaaaggagaaaaagaaagaaaagaaaaaggatggcGAGGAAGAAGGTAAACCTAAAGGACCCTCAACGCTGTCAAAGTTGACGGCAGAGGAAGTTGAGCACCTAGCTCTTCAAACAGCTGTGCTGCAGGAGTGGCACACGCTGTGTAAAGATAGAAGCACTAAAGTTAATTAA